From Polaribacter haliotis:
TTAATTTCTTTATTAGAAAGACCTTTTTCTTTTAAAAGAGCCGATTTTTCTAATTTAGCCTCATAATATTTCACTTTTGCCAATTTATCAGCGTATTTTTTTACTGCAAATTTTGTTTCAGTATCATCATCTTCAGGCGTAACAACATCAATATCATTTGCTGTCCATTGCAACTTTACCCAACTATTTAAATCTTCTATAGCATTAAAATAGTCAAAAACCAAATCTTGATTATGACATTCCATGTCTATCTTTTTATCAGTTTTATACTCTAATTTTGGTGTGTTGTACCTTTTATATTGTTGGTATTTTCCAAAACCGATAAAAAATGCGATTATAAGAAGAAGAAATATAATTATTTGTTTCATAATAATTGGTTAAATCAGTATCAATAGTAAACAAATGTAATTAATTCTTTTAACAAAAAGACAGATTTAAAAAAACGAATTATTAATCCCCTAAACTCCATTCTTTAAAATTTCTACCTTTTCTTACCTTATTTTATAGATGAATTTATAGAATTCATCTGCGTATAAATTTTTGATATTTAAATTTTAATCCCCCAAAAAACAAATGAAAAATCTATTACTATTATTACTAACACTAATTATTTTTTCGTGTAAAAACCAAACCCAAAAAGAACTTATATTTTTAAACAAAAATGCTTACGAAGTCCCAGTTTGGGAAGAAATGTTATTAGAAGACAAAATAAAGTTTTCCGATGTTATTTCGGCCTTTAAAGCCTATAAATCAAATAATATTTTAGATAAAGAAACCATCGAACATTTCGAGAAATTAGAAAAAAGAGTCAAAGAACATCTAGGAGAAGATGGTTTTTATACCTCACAATTATACGATTACAAAGAACTATTAAAATACAGAAAAGCAATAAGAGTAAAAAAAGAAGAAGCGCCTGTTGCTAATAGCTTATCGTTATTAAATACGGTTACAAAACAAATACCCAATGTTAATAATTTAGGAAACTGGAAAAACATGGGGCCTTTTGGAAATCCAGAAGTAAAATGGTCTGCCACAGGAAATGGAGCTTTAGATTATATAGAAATGCATCCAACAAACCCTGCAATAATGTATGTTTGCGCAAGAAATGGAGGTTTATGGAAAACCATAAATTATGGTAAAAACTGGATTCCTCAAACAGATTATTTTGCCTCAAACAGTACAACTTGTGTAGAAGTATGTGAAGAAAACCCTGCAATACTTTATTTGGGAACTGGAGGGGATCAAAAAATTTGGTATTCTTCAGATGAAGGGAATTCTTGGGAGAATAGAAGTACAGGTATTTCTGGCGCAATTTATGAAATAAAGTCAGATCCTTCTAATTCGAATAGAGCTTTAGCAGCTACAACAGGAGGGTTATTTTTAACAATAGATTCAGGGCAAAATTGGACATTAAAAGTAGCAGGAAGTTATACAGATATAGATGTTACAGATAATTGGGATTTAATTATAGTTTCTGATGCAAATGACAATATAGACCCAATTTTAAGTTTCTCCAAAGACAAAGGAGACACTTTTACAGCAAGTACAATTACAACAAACTACGAAAAAGTAGATAAGATGTATGTGGCGCTTCACAAACCTAAAACAGGTGCAACAAAGGTCTTTGCTTATGGAATTAAAAATGACAATAATCCAACAAGATTTATTGGTTTCTGGAAATCGGATTTTACTCCAAATCCAACAGATGGAACTTCTTTTTTCGATTTTAAAGAAGTAAAACACCCAACTTACAATTATCCAAATGGACCAGTTCCTTTAACTGTGGCAGATAATACTGAAGGGTATAATGCAGAAACAAGTGATTATTATGGAAGTGTAAATCCGTATTCTGGAGGAACTTGGATAAGCGATTTTTATGTAAGTCCTACCAATCCTGATAGATTTATAACTTTAAGAGAAAAAATATGGAGTTCTGGTGATGGAGGAATTATCTGGGAGCAAAAACCAAGTTATGGTTCAAGTAATTGGGCAGACAATAGGTTTATTACCACAAATGTCGCAAAAGATTCAATTTTTTGGTGTAATGATGGTGGAGTTTGGGCAGCAAAAGAATCAGAATTTTTTCCAACAGAAGAAGAGGTGAGTGCATCTGGTTTAAGCAGATGGTATTTTATGAACAGAAGTATCGTTCCAAAAAATGGAGATATTTGTATTATTGAAGGAAGTCAAATGGATGTGAGTCAATTAAACAAAGGAGTTTTTATGACTGGTGGACAAGATTTAGGGCAATTTTTTACAAGAAATGGTAGAGATTCTCATGTTGCTTCTGCAGATGTTTACAGAGGAAGAATAAAACCAACAGACGATTCTAAATTTATAACAGGTAGTTTATTAGTTAATTTAGATGGTGGTACAGATGTGTTTAGCGTGTATAATAATATTGAGCCAGACCATTTTAATGCAGATAAGTTGTATGGTTTTACAACAAGTAACACAACCTCTGGACAAGGAGATGTAAGGTTGGTTCGATCTCCAGAAGGTAAAGATGGTTGGTTAGTTAATAATTTTAAGGGAGAAAATTCCGCAAATTCTGGTGGACATAATTGGACTGCCACAAATAATAATTGGGAAACCATTTCTTTTGCTTCAGTGGGCGTTACAAGTGTAAGAAGTGGTACTTTCGAGCAATCCAGAGCAAATAAAGAAATCGCTTTTTTTGGCGACGAAGTGGGTAACAGATTGTTTTTTACAGCTAATTTATCTGATAAAAACCCTACTTGGACAGAAGTTACAAATGCACCAAAAGCAAATAAATATAGAATAGCCACCCATCAATTTAACGAAAACATAATTGTTTTAGCAACCAATATTGGCGCTTTTATATCCAAAGATAAAGGAGAAAACTGGCGAAAAATAGCAACGCTTCCAACGACAAATCCTTCAGCAGTTTTAATGGATAAAAATACAAGCGAAGGAATTTATGTTTCTACAAGTTTAACGGTTTATTATATTGATGAAAATTTAACAGAATGGACAGAGTTTAACAAAGGGTTGCCTTTGCAAAACGTATCCGACATGCGAATTGCCTATTATCCAGATGGCGATCATAGATTGTATGTTTCTAAATATGGTAGAGGAGTTTGGGCTTCCAGCTTGCAATCTGTTTTAAATAATGAACAAAAACCTATTGCAGATTTTTCTTTATTTGGAAATCAATTAAATGTAATTTCGGTTGGAGAAGAAGTAAAGTTTTTAGACCAATCTTTAAACGCAAATTCATTAAAATGGACAGTAGAAAATGGAACGGATGTATACAATCTACCGAATAAAAAGGACCCATCTTTAACATTAAGTAAAAAAGGTTTCTACAAAGTAACTTTGGTGGCTACAAACGAAAATGGTTCCAGCACAAAAGTTAAAGAGCAGTTTATTAATGTTTTAGAAGAACCAGTTGTAAATTGTAGTTTAGACGATACACAAACTTTACCTTGGTACAAAGGCTTTGGAACTATCAGTATTAATGAAGATACCTACAATGTAAATAAAAGAAATTTTTATGTAAAAACAGATAAATTATTTATTTTACAGGAAGGAAGTAGCAATACTTTAGCCACAAATAATCGACATGCAAGTTATAATTTTTACTCAAAAGCTTGGATAGATTTTAATAATGATGGTAATTTCGATGCTACTGAAGAAATCGCATCAAGTAATGGTAAAGATGCTACTCTTATTGGTAATTTTACAATTCCAACAGACGCTGTTTTAAGTAAGCAAATAACACTTAGGTTTGCAAGTTTAGAGTCTAACAATCCACCAACAGCTTGCCAAGACGAATATACAAGACAAACCATAGATTTTAAAATTATAATTCAACCAAAACCGAATTTCAATGTAACCCATACTATATTGTCGGAAAACAGTGTAAAACTTCAAACGAATTTCACAAATGGAAAAAATGTGAAAGAAGCAGGTTTTGTTTATTCAAGATTCGATGGAAATTTAACAGTCGAAAACTCAAATACATCAACATTTAATACAGCACTTTCAAATGAAGATAACTTTTCAAAAACAATTGAAAATTTAGACTATAATGGAGTTTATTATTACATACCTTTTATAATAAACGAATATGGAGTTTTCTATGGAGATAAAGGGAATTTTGAATTAGAAAAATATAAAATCCCTTCTTTAGAAAGTCAATATGCTTCCATTAACCTCGATAATAAATGGGAGTTAAAAGGAGTAATTTATCCAGAAGGAAATAATTTAGATAAGATTTTTATAGATTATGGAACTTCAGATTTTAGCAATTCTATTGAATTAGATCCAACTTCATATCCAATAGATCAAAATTTTGAGGTAGTTGCAGAAATTGAAAACAACGAATTAAAACAGCAAAAATTTAGAGTAAGAATATTAAAAGGAGACCAAACCTATGTAAGTAACCCAACAGTTTTCAAGAAGAATGAAGGGTATTGTACACCAACTGTAGATAGTAATAAGTGGTATAAGAAAATTAGCAAAGTAACCTTTAATGGCATTTCTAAAAGCTCTTCTTCGAATGCTTCTTACGAAGATTTCTCCGACATAATTTTTAATGTAAGCGAAGGCATAAGTTATCCAATTTCTGTAGAAGATTCATACAATAGTGGGTATGATATGAGTTACATTGTATATATCGATTACAACAACGATGGCGATTTTAATGGAATTAACGAAACAGTTGCTTTTGGAACGCCAAATGCAAGTATTTTTGAGGCCGATATTACCATTCCAACAGAAAATGTATTGGTAAATAAAAATTTAAAAATGCGTGTTGTTGCTTATGGGAACTCTGCAAGTCCTTGTAACATTAATACTGGTCAGTTCGAAGATTACACCATTAAAATCGATAGAAATATTTGGGAAGGAACAGTAAGTGCAGATTGGGATACTCCAGAAAATTGGTCTTTAAATGCTGTGCCAACGATTACTACAAATGTATCCATAGATAAAAGAGCGACCAATAATCCTGTAGCAAATGGAGATATTCATGTGAATAATTTACATTTAAAAGACAATAAGGGTTTAACAGTAAATGGAGCTACAACAAATAACGGAATTATAGAAATTTCTTCAGGAGCTTCATTTATAACCAAAAAACCAGTTTCTGGTACTATTAAATATTCAAGAGATTTAAGTGAGAAAGACAAATGGTATTTAGTTTCGCCACCAGTAAAAAATGTAGATATTAAAACCTTAATTGAGGGGCATTATTTTGCAAAAGGTTCAGGTACAAATATTGGTATTGCAACTTATAAAAACGATGGTTCTGCTTGGAATTATTTTAATGAAAATGCTACCGGAAGTTTAACTTCAGGAAAAGGATATTCTGTGAGGCTTTTAGGACCTAACCAAATTTCGTTTTCAGGAAATATGATTACCAGAAACGTTTGGTATTCTATAAATACAACTGTTAGTAACTTTAATTTAATAGGAAACCCATATCCATCTTATTTGGCCGTAAATAATAGTGCGAATGCAAGCGCGAATCTTTTAAAGAAAAACACGTTCGATAACGACTTTTTAGAAGAGGCAACCATTTGGGTTTGGAACCAATCTTTAAATTCAGGAAAGGGAGATTACGAAGCCATTAATCATGCAAGCAAAAGTAGATTTATTGCACCTACAGAAGCCTTTTTTGTAAAATCGAAAGGAAATCAAAAATTTATATTTGCACAAAATACACAATATCACCAAGAAACGGATGCATTTTATAAAGTTGAGGGAAATAGGTTTGAAATAAAACTAAACGTAAATGATGGAGTAAGCGCATCTTCAACAGAGATTTTTTATATTGATGGTACAACTAAAGGCTGGGATAATGGTTTTGATAGTACAATTTTCGAAGGCAGTACTAATAATTTAAAAGTGTACTCAGAATTGGTTTCAGATAATGAAAATCAGAAATTAAAAATCCAATCTTTACCAACTTCAAAATTCCAAGAAATGGTCATTCCAATTGGTTTAAATGTTGAAGAAAATGCTACAGTTACTTTTACCATTGAAACAAAAAATATGCCATCTGGTTTTGATATATTTTTAGAAGATAGGGTATTAAATAGTTATACAAAATTAAGAAAAACTGAAGATAATGTTGTTATAGATTTGGTTAGAAAAGAGCATCGAAATCGTTTCTTTATTCATGTAAAAACTTCACAAGTATTAGCTACAAAAGACTTTAATGATACAAGTGTAAAACTCTATTATTCAGAAAATACAAAGCACATAAATATTTTAGGAGTATTAGAAGATAATGCTAAAATTCAGCTTTTCGATGCGCAAGGAAAAGAAGTTTTTTCAAAAAGATTTAAAGGAAATGGAACAAACAAAGTTTTTGTACCAACTTTAAGTGCAGGTGTTTACATTGCCAAAATTACAAACAAAAACAACAAATCTGTAACAAAAAAAATATTGGTTAAATAATAAATCTTCAAGAGAAATTATTGGAAAAAAGGCTTACAAATTTGTAAGCCTTTATTTTTTTAATTGTTTTGTTTATCAGAAATCGAAAGAAAACCGTTTTCTGACGATAAACAAACCCATTTCAACTAAAAAATAATTCAATTTGTTAATTATTGATTTAATTTTGTGGGTTGAAAAATATTATAATAAATGAAAAAAGTATTACTCCTAATTGTATTATCAATTCTATTATTCTCTTGCAACCAACAATCAAAAAAAGAATTAATTTTTTTAAATAAAAATGCTTACGAGTTTCCAGTTTGGCAAGATATGCTTACCCAAGAAAAAGTGAAATTTTCTGACGTTATATTAGCATTTAA
This genomic window contains:
- a CDS encoding peptidoglycan-binding domain-containing protein, whose translation is MKQIIIFLLLIIAFFIGFGKYQQYKRYNTPKLEYKTDKKIDMECHNQDLVFDYFNAIEDLNSWVKLQWTANDIDVVTPEDDDTETKFAVKKYADKLAKVKYYEAKLEKSALLKEKGLSNKEIKYLEETGTNLKTHLQEQELASYKSRMKTLFSDSKKIVSNQKTALIFEVQKLLVKNGFNIAVDGIYRAETSNAIKSFEEINNLFADGKLDILTLDALMR
- a CDS encoding GEVED domain-containing protein, encoding MKNLLLLLLTLIIFSCKNQTQKELIFLNKNAYEVPVWEEMLLEDKIKFSDVISAFKAYKSNNILDKETIEHFEKLEKRVKEHLGEDGFYTSQLYDYKELLKYRKAIRVKKEEAPVANSLSLLNTVTKQIPNVNNLGNWKNMGPFGNPEVKWSATGNGALDYIEMHPTNPAIMYVCARNGGLWKTINYGKNWIPQTDYFASNSTTCVEVCEENPAILYLGTGGDQKIWYSSDEGNSWENRSTGISGAIYEIKSDPSNSNRALAATTGGLFLTIDSGQNWTLKVAGSYTDIDVTDNWDLIIVSDANDNIDPILSFSKDKGDTFTASTITTNYEKVDKMYVALHKPKTGATKVFAYGIKNDNNPTRFIGFWKSDFTPNPTDGTSFFDFKEVKHPTYNYPNGPVPLTVADNTEGYNAETSDYYGSVNPYSGGTWISDFYVSPTNPDRFITLREKIWSSGDGGIIWEQKPSYGSSNWADNRFITTNVAKDSIFWCNDGGVWAAKESEFFPTEEEVSASGLSRWYFMNRSIVPKNGDICIIEGSQMDVSQLNKGVFMTGGQDLGQFFTRNGRDSHVASADVYRGRIKPTDDSKFITGSLLVNLDGGTDVFSVYNNIEPDHFNADKLYGFTTSNTTSGQGDVRLVRSPEGKDGWLVNNFKGENSANSGGHNWTATNNNWETISFASVGVTSVRSGTFEQSRANKEIAFFGDEVGNRLFFTANLSDKNPTWTEVTNAPKANKYRIATHQFNENIIVLATNIGAFISKDKGENWRKIATLPTTNPSAVLMDKNTSEGIYVSTSLTVYYIDENLTEWTEFNKGLPLQNVSDMRIAYYPDGDHRLYVSKYGRGVWASSLQSVLNNEQKPIADFSLFGNQLNVISVGEEVKFLDQSLNANSLKWTVENGTDVYNLPNKKDPSLTLSKKGFYKVTLVATNENGSSTKVKEQFINVLEEPVVNCSLDDTQTLPWYKGFGTISINEDTYNVNKRNFYVKTDKLFILQEGSSNTLATNNRHASYNFYSKAWIDFNNDGNFDATEEIASSNGKDATLIGNFTIPTDAVLSKQITLRFASLESNNPPTACQDEYTRQTIDFKIIIQPKPNFNVTHTILSENSVKLQTNFTNGKNVKEAGFVYSRFDGNLTVENSNTSTFNTALSNEDNFSKTIENLDYNGVYYYIPFIINEYGVFYGDKGNFELEKYKIPSLESQYASINLDNKWELKGVIYPEGNNLDKIFIDYGTSDFSNSIELDPTSYPIDQNFEVVAEIENNELKQQKFRVRILKGDQTYVSNPTVFKKNEGYCTPTVDSNKWYKKISKVTFNGISKSSSSNASYEDFSDIIFNVSEGISYPISVEDSYNSGYDMSYIVYIDYNNDGDFNGINETVAFGTPNASIFEADITIPTENVLVNKNLKMRVVAYGNSASPCNINTGQFEDYTIKIDRNIWEGTVSADWDTPENWSLNAVPTITTNVSIDKRATNNPVANGDIHVNNLHLKDNKGLTVNGATTNNGIIEISSGASFITKKPVSGTIKYSRDLSEKDKWYLVSPPVKNVDIKTLIEGHYFAKGSGTNIGIATYKNDGSAWNYFNENATGSLTSGKGYSVRLLGPNQISFSGNMITRNVWYSINTTVSNFNLIGNPYPSYLAVNNSANASANLLKKNTFDNDFLEEATIWVWNQSLNSGKGDYEAINHASKSRFIAPTEAFFVKSKGNQKFIFAQNTQYHQETDAFYKVEGNRFEIKLNVNDGVSASSTEIFYIDGTTKGWDNGFDSTIFEGSTNNLKVYSELVSDNENQKLKIQSLPTSKFQEMVIPIGLNVEENATVTFTIETKNMPSGFDIFLEDRVLNSYTKLRKTEDNVVIDLVRKEHRNRFFIHVKTSQVLATKDFNDTSVKLYYSENTKHINILGVLEDNAKIQLFDAQGKEVFSKRFKGNGTNKVFVPTLSAGVYIAKITNKNNKSVTKKILVK